A DNA window from Daucus carota subsp. sativus chromosome 3, DH1 v3.0, whole genome shotgun sequence contains the following coding sequences:
- the LOC108213004 gene encoding probable glutamate carboxypeptidase LAMP1, giving the protein MYTSIAATLITIASSLTYFFISSPQKSNYHSLYIASTFSDNVSVSQHLYSLTRRPHVAGTEANAEVARYVLSTLSSYDIRSHIRSYGVSLTYPVSRSLALTHPPSDTTTIFELRQETYEGDPYIDVADEVLPTFYAYARSGTVVGPVVYVNYGRVEDFMILKTKGLNVSGTVVLARMGQIYRGDIVANAYQAGAIGAVLFTDKKDYGGGDDGKGFPHDKWMPPSGVQVGTLYKGCGDPTTPGWPSTGGCERISDDEVDKGGDIPLIPSLPVSAVDGEAIIKSIGGEVADSDWQGCKDGPVYNIGPGPGILNLSYTGKQGINTIENVIGIIEGEEEPDRFVILGNHRDAWTFGAADPNSGTAALLEVADRLSKLQKKGWKPRRTIIFCNWDAEEYGLIGSTEWVEENREMLSSRVVAYLNVDVAVSGAGFQAAATPQLDQLLMQATKQVRDPENSSQSIFDSWISTSDHPKIGRLGGAGSDYAPFLQHVGIPAADMSFGEGYPVYHSMYDDFIWMRDFGDPMFRRHVAVASIWGLVALSLADEEFLPFNYLSYAFELQTNADELTNELMDKNIDLTPLFKSIEDLKIAATKIDNEIKALKRSKGWASMWGTKPRQVRELNDRLMMAERAFMDRDGLLGRQWYKHLIYAPSEHDDYGSVSFPGITDAIEKAKQENTKESWSSVQHEVWRVSRAVIHVSLVLNGVLT; this is encoded by the exons ATGTATACATCAATCGCGGCCACCTTGATTACCATAGCCAGCTCCCTAACGTATTTCTTCATCTCATCCCCACAAAAGTCTAACTATCACTCACTGTATATAGCAAGTACCTTTTCAGACAATGTTTCAGTCTCCCAACACCTCTATTCGCTAACTCGCAGACCCCATGTTGCAGGCACTGAAGCTAATGCTGAGGTTGCACGCTATGTTCTGTCTACTCTATCTTCCTATGATATCCGATCACATATTAGATCATATGGAGTATCATTGACTTATCCTGTCTCGAGGTCACTAGCACTGACTCATCCACCTTCGGACACAACTACTATATTTGAACTTCGACAAGAGACGTACGAGGGTGACCCCTACATAGACGTGGCAGATGAAGTCCTACCTACGTTCTATGCATATGCAAGATCAGGTACTGTGGTCGGACCAGTTGTCTATGTTAATTATGGACGTGTGGAagattttatgattttgaaaaCAAAAGGGTTGAATGTGTCGGGTACTGTTGTATTGGCTAGGATGGGACAAATATATAGAGGGGACATTGTGGCAAATGCATACCAAGCAGGTGCTATAGGTGCTGTGTTGTTCACGGATAAAAAGGACTATGGGGGTGGAGATGATGGAAAAGGGTTTCCTCATGATAAGTGGATGCCACCAAGTGGAGTCCAGGTAGGAACACTGTATAAGGGATGTGGAGATCCAACCACACCAGGGTGGCCGAGCACGGGAGGATGTGAGAGAATCTCTGATGATGAGGTGGACAAGGGAGGAGACATTCCATTGATACCTTCACTGCCTGTATCAGCAGTAGACGGTGAGGCAATTATAAAGTCCATTGGTGGGGAAGTGGCAGACAGTGACTGGCAGGGATGCAAAGATGGTCCAGTTTACAACATTGGACCAGGGCCTGGCATTTTAAATCTCAGTTACACT GGAAAACAAGGCATTAATACAATAGAAAATGTTATAGGTATAATTGAAGGGGAGGAAGAACCTGATCG GTTTGTAATACTGGGTAATCATAGAGACGCATGGACTTTTGGAGCTGCTGATCCCAACAGTGGCACAGCAGCTTTGCTTGAG GTTGCCGATAGGCTAAGCAAGTTGCAGAAAAAGGGGTGGAAACCAAGAAGGACAATCATCTTTTGTAATTGGGATGCGGAGGAGTATGGCCTG ATAGGTTCAACAGAATGGGTTGAAGAGAACAGGGAAATGCTAAGCTCAAGGGTTGTAGCTTACCTGAATGTTGACGTTGCAGTTAGTGGAGCAGGATTTCAAGCTGCAGCAACTCCACAGCTGGATCAATTATTAATGCAAGCTACTAAACAG GTTCGAGATCCAGAAAACTCATCACAATCTATCTTTGACTCGTGGATAAGCACTAGTGATCATCCTAAG ATCGGAAGGTTAGGAGGTGCAGGTTCAGACTATGCACCATTTTTACAGCATGTAGGTATTCCAGCAGCTGATATGTCTTTTGGTGAAG GTTACCCAGTCTACCACTCAATGTATGATGACTTCATTTGGATGAGAGATTTTGGTGACCCGATGTTTCGCAGACATGTAGCAG TGGCAAGCATTTGGGGCTTAGTAGCTCTTTCACTTGCAGATGAGGAATTTTTACCTTTCAATTATTTGTCCTATGCATTTGAGCTCCAG ACAAATGCAGACGAACTTACAAATGAGCTTATGGATAAGAACATAGACCTCACTCCCTTGTTCAAGTCTATTGAAGATTTAAAAATAGCAGCCACCAAAATAGATAATGAAATAAAG GCACTTAAAAGATCCAAAGGATGGGCATCAATGTGGGGAACTAAACCAAGGCAAGTGAGAGAGTTAAATGACAGACTGATGATGGCAGAACGAGCATTTATGGACAGAGACGGACTGCTTGGACGACAATGGTATAAACACTTG ATTTATGCGCCTTCAGAGCATGATGATTATGGATCAGTATCCTTCCCTGGCATCACTGATGCCATAGAAAAAGCCAAGCAAGAGAACACAAAAGAATCTTGGAGTTCTGTCCAACATGAAGTCTGGAGAGTCTCTAGAGCTGTAATACATGTATCATTAGTCCTAAATGGTGTTCTTACATGA